One Vigna unguiculata cultivar IT97K-499-35 chromosome 7, ASM411807v1, whole genome shotgun sequence genomic region harbors:
- the LOC114191249 gene encoding uncharacterized protein LOC114191249: protein MEERGKPVTWEAFRGKFLSEYFPDSVRYAKEVEFLQLTQGEKSVADYTEKFMHLSRFYTLPLDEEWRCRKFENGLRGDIRLMARVMKNMKNEVEGQRPQQPQRIGGPSGSKPRHDERRRPYDRPHHQHQGSRALPPQQGRVQCYICEGPHLRSACPRMEGYRRCKNCGKEGHFGKDCPTLAKAAARPPVQASHQHQRRDRGNRPQATGIVYAMTGAEAAGSDCREKRLLFPDSEELELVSPEGVAREIQSGAQCFIIFARMEVEEREGPSVIPVVQEFEDVFPDEVPGLPPSREVEFSIDLVLRTGPVSMAPYRMAPAELVELKKQIEETQEEHAEHLRLVLGVLREKQLYAKLSKCEFWMGEVQFLGHVISAQGIAVDPAKVEAVVKWESPSWPQRSGAL from the exons atggaggagagagGAAAGCCTGTGACTTGGGAGGCCTTCCGGGGGAAGTTCCTCTCAGAATATTTCCCCGACAGTGTCAgatacgccaaggaggtggaattcctccagcTCACACAGGGAGAGAAGTCAGTAGCTGATTATACTGAGAAGTTTATGCATctcagccgtttctacaccttgccactcgatgaggagtggagatgccgcAAGTTTGAGAATGGACTCCGCGGCGAcattcgcttgatg gccagagtAATGAAGAATATGAAGAATGAGGTAGAGGGTCAGCGGCCTCAACAGCCTCAGAGGATTGGTGGgccatctgggtccaagcccaGACATGACGAGAGGAGGAGACCGTACGACAGACCTCACCATCAGCATCAGGGGTCTAGGGCTCTTCCCCCTCAGCAAGGTCGAGTCCAGTGCTATATATGTGAAGGTCCTCACCTGAGGAGCGCTTGCCCACGCATGGAGGGCTACCGCAGATGCAAAAACTGTGGTAAggagggccactttgggaaggattgtcCCACCCTTGCTAAGGCAGCagcacgccctccagttcaggcTTCTCATCAGCACCAACGGAGAGatagaggcaacaggcctcaggcgacgggcaTAGTGTATGCCATGACCGGAGCAGAGGCCGCAGGCTCAG ACTGTCGTgagaagaggttgttgtttCCTGACTCAGAGGAGTTGGAGTTGGTGTCTCCTGAGGGGGTGGCGAGAGAGATTCAGAGTGGCGCGCAATGCTTCATAATCTTCGCTCGTATGGAGGTAGAGGAGAGAGAAGGACCATCAGTTATACCTGTGGTACAGGAGTTTGAGGACGTGTTCCCGGATGAAGTGCCTGGGTTacctcccagtagagaggtggagttctctattgacctaGTCCTAAGAACAGGTCCAGTCTCGATGGCTCCATATCGTATGGCTCCGGCAGAATTAGTggaactcaagaaacagatagaaga gacTCAAGAGGAGCATGcggaacacctgaggttggtgcttggtgttttgagagagaaacaATTGTACGCCAAGTTATCCAAGTGCGAGTTTTGGATGGGggaagttcagtttttgggacatgtgatatccgcccaggGGATTGCAGTAGACCCAgcaaaggtcgaggcagtggtaaagtgggagaGTCCTAGTTggccacagagatcaggagctttgtag